The uncultured Methanobrevibacter sp. genome includes the window AGCAAATGCATCCTTTACCCTTGCGTCGAACTGTTCAAACATTCCACGATAAACGTTATCAATCAATACGGTCTTTTCATCACCGAATACCAGATATGCATTGTAGGTGGTACCAGGGATTCCATAACCGTGGAAGGTTCTGCTGTGCCAGTGGATAACACCCACCCAGTAGACACCGTCTGCCATTTTTACTGCTTTTGCTTTCATTTTAAATACCTCTAAATTTTTAAAGTTATATAAATATATATTCTAGCTATTATATAAATTATTATATGGCAAAAAGAATCGATTTACATATGCACAGTCTCTTCAGTGACGGAGAATTATTACCCTCCGAACTTGCAAGAAGAGCATTGAAACTAAACCATGAAGCAATAGCGATTACAGACCATGTCGACTGGTCAAACGTAGAGACAATTCCAGCAATCCAGGATGCAATCGATGATATAAATGCAAACTGGGACATCACAGTCGTTTTGGGAGCTGAAGTAACCCATGCGCCATGCGAATCAATTGACGGAATCGCTGAAAGGGCAAAGGAATTGGGCGCAAAGATTGTTGTCGTTCACGGTGAAACCCTAAACGAACCGGTAACACCAGGCACAAACCGTGCGGCTGTCGAATCCAAACATGTTGACATATTGGGTCATCCGGGTCTCATAACAAAAGAGGAAGCTGAAATTGCTAAGAAAAACGACATCTACCTTGAAATTTCCGCACGTAAGGGACACTGCCTTGGAAACGGGCACGTTGCAAACATCGCACGTGAAGTCGGAAACAATCTTTTGGTAAATACCGACACCCACTCACCG containing:
- a CDS encoding histidinol phosphate phosphatase domain-containing protein, encoding MAKRIDLHMHSLFSDGELLPSELARRALKLNHEAIAITDHVDWSNVETIPAIQDAIDDINANWDITVVLGAEVTHAPCESIDGIAERAKELGAKIVVVHGETLNEPVTPGTNRAAVESKHVDILGHPGLITKEEAEIAKKNDIYLEISARKGHCLGNGHVANIAREVGNNLLVNTDTHSPDNLITFEKSYEIALGAGLTHDEAMKAIVDNPRQLLSKKGIL